GTATTGTTGCTAGTTTCTAATTTGTTTTTACATCCAAATACTGTcctatttatattattattgacgtaaaaatcaacacactggaatccgaagacaagtgttcgccaagttccggaaagtcaaccaagtgtgctagtcaatttgacctgcaattgacaagaaataaaacaaaactaaattcgagagcgtatcggctggaattccgaatatctctcacaccAACGTATCGGCAAACTCTGCCGATAGGAAacgacaaaagaatattaaataCAGGTGCGGGATGAACGAGCGCGTCGGCAAATTCAGCCGATGCGGAAAACGACAAAACCAGCTTCGAACAGCCGATCGCCCGTGTGTAACAAGATCTAAGTCACCAATGTGTTACTTAGACGTAGCTtgaaatagatctaaaccgGACTTTGTAATAACGAGATATTATTGCAAATTCTATAGtcgatctaatatgtttttaagcggatagatgtgataatggccagaaatatagaaaaaacctacaaatctagccgatatcgataaattgtgaataaatctagacgagaaaacagcgatatgTCCGAGATCAAagtctagataaactcgataacttttgaatagatttgaacgaagcccggtagctaaagctcaaatttactcggtaaaatgaaaactcactagcaaatcaagtcgctcgaatgtgagacgtttttggtcaacttgaaagaactcgccggGAAAAAAAATAGCGAAGTCGCCGACAAGAAAAGTAAAATGCAAAGAAATTGTAAagggtttgttgtattggatgtgtatcaggTTTTTTCGGTcccgtacaactgatatatatagtctacgctaacaagtcctagccgattacggcaaaacaCATTATTTGATTTAAAAGATAAAGGACTTTCTAATTTAAActatcaaaaaaaatctataacCGAAGCATCAGAATTCTCGTAGAGTTCGGACTTCTTCTTTCCTTCTGATTTATCGGCAACTTTCCTCAGCCGATTTCCAAACCgcgcggatcagcatcttcctGGAATATTCTTCTGACCCATCGGCTGCATCCCAATCGGCAAACTCTGATACTGTGCAtgttttggtttctttcaaatcggcaGCTTTTTTTCATAATATTACCTTCCTTGATACGtgccaaaaaacggtgtcaacaactATACTAGGTAATTATGTCCGTGCGTTGTTCTGGATAAAATTGGTACAAATATTGGATACGTAATAGTGCCCGTGCGCATTAATTTATAGGATTCTACGTGATCGAGTTGTGGACGAAGAGGGTTGGTTCAACTTGCATACGTGATGGACTAAGACccatctatgaataatatgagacggagcaaataaaaaatttaagtgAAAACTTTATTATTTTAGAAATTAAGTATAGATATTGATAAAATCCTTGGCCTGACCGATGAAAAATTACCAAGACGATAGATATGAACCCcggaaatttaaaaaaaaaagtaaaaaaggtAAAAATCTAATTGTGATTAGTTCATGCGTGGTTTGCAAAGCCTCCACCTATCAACTAATGATTTCAACATTCAAAACAAATTGTCAACACCCACCTCGTACACTTGTCACAAAAGGAATAACACCACCAAACCTAACCTAACCCACAAACAAAAGCAGGGCAAACTAGATTACACTGCCCAAAAAAAGGCTAAAGTGAATGGCTGCATCCACTACAAAGGCCAAACCAAGGAGCATTGGAGAAACCGACCCATCACACCGTCTCCCAGCGACCCTAAAAAAAGCAGCCAATCCTCTCCGCCCAGCGCACGCTCTCGCTTTCCGACGCGCGTACGGACGGTCGGACACTCCAAGCGGGCGTCGCGTCGCGTCGAACACCTCGCTCCCGACACAGCCCGCCGGCGATGAAgccccccggccgccgcggcctcctcttCGCCGGCGCGTGCGCGCTCCTGCTCGCCGCGTTCTACCTGGTGGCCGCGCTCGTGACGACGCCGCTGGCGCCGTACCTACTCCCGCCGCTGGCCCTGTCGCTGCCGTGCCTGCCGGCGGTCGCGGCGCCGGCCGGATCCGGGTACGGCGCGCCGGGCTTGGCCGCGCTGGCGGACGCCGCCGTCGAATACGCCACCACGGGGACCGTGCCGCAGCAGTCGCGGGACGAGATCTCGCTGTCGCTcgccgtgctccgccgccgcgcgccgctgcggCTGCTGGTGTTCGGCCTGGGCCACGACTCCAGGCTCTGGCACGCGCTCAACCCCAGCGGCGCCACCGTCTTCCTCGAGGAGGACCCCGCGTGGTACCGCGTCGTGCGCGCGCGGTCGCCGTTCCTCCGCGCGCACCTCGTCGCCTACCGCACGCGCCTCGACCAGGCCGACCGCCTCCACGCCACCTACAAGGACTACCCGGCTTGCCtccccggctccggcggcaaCGGAACCCTGCGCGTGCGCGGCAACTGGGCGTGCCCGCTGGCGCTGCACAACCTGCCGCCCGAGGTGTACGAGACCGAGTgggacatgttcatgatcgacGCCCCCAAGGGGTActtcgcggcggcgccggggaggaTGGCGGCGATATGGACCGCGGCGGCCttggcgcgcgcgcgccgcggcgagggGGACACCGACGTGTTCCTGCACGACGTGGACCGGAGGGTGGAGAGGACGTTCGCAGAGGAGTTCCTCTGCGACAAGTACAGGGTGGGTGGGACCGGCCGGCTGTGGCATTTCAGGATTCCGCCGGTTTCTCGGCGCGGGGATGCGAAGGCGGCCGCCGGTGGCCGGAGACCGTTCTGTTAATCAAGGTGGTAATGGTACGTTCTCATCTGGTGTTTCTGCCCCTATTTGGATGGGGGCATAACAGGAAAAGCAGATGGGTATTGGGTATACCCGGTACTCTCTGCCCTGCAGTTCAAATTGATATTTCGAACAAGAGCGGAGGATCGGAATCCCGAGAATTAGCAGTCTTATGACATTATTGACATGGAGCATGTCTGTTTTGTAATGTACTTCTCGTAAGTGATATCACATTTTCAATGTTGATTAGTACACTGTTTTATGGAATGGATGAATACACATCAGCTCTAACAATGCAAGTTCATGTATTATGTCCGAAACACTCTCCAAAAATTCAGTTTGTTTTTTTTAGCCAATCATTCTCTTAGTAGCTTAATGTTCAGAACCACATCTGCCTCTCTCATGTCTTACATCTCaaagttttgagaaaaaaaCTCTTGCCCTCCTCAGTCATATTGAGGTTAGTCCCAAAGATCAATATGTCCTTTATATTGAGGTTAGTCCCAAAGATCAGTATGGTATGGACGTACAAGCACATGACCACTCCTTATCCCACACCAAAGCGATAGTACATACATATAATGGCTTCATTCATACTTTCATAGCAAAGCCTGCAGACCTGAGAGCCTTGTCAAATTTCTCGTGCCATTGCTTAGACGCTTCTTTTAGGCCATACAAAGATATTAACGGCTTACACACATTCCCTTCATGACCTTCTACTAAAAATCCGGCAGGCTTATCCATTTAAATTTCCTCGTCAAACTCTCCCAACAAGGAAAGCCGTCCTAACGTCTATCCGATGGACAAGAAGACCGTGTGAGGCAGCTAAGGATAGTAGTACTCGAATGGTGGTTAGTCTGGCAATAGGTGagtaagtgtcaaagaaatatttttctttttttctaggTGTAACATTTACAAGTCTTgtcttgtacttttcaataatATCATCTGGCCTAAACTTCTTTTTCAAAACCCACTTGCATCCTACATGTTTGCATGCATATAGACGATTAACAACCTCCCAAGTTATGGAATCCACCTCACTTATGATTGCTTGCTTCCAATAGTTAGCATCAGGTGATCCATAAAGCCTCAGCAATGGTTTTTGGAGTGCCACCTACAAGGTACACAATGAAGTCAACACCAAGAGATTTTGCAATCCTCTGTCTCTTGATCTTTTGAGTCACTTCATTGTCATCCTTTCTCATTGTTTTCCTCAAGCGGTTGCTCAAAGTGTACTGCTTATCATCATTTTTAGGTGTCTCAAAAAACTTATGACTAGAACTACTAGATGTCTCTTTCATAGAAAAATGCTTTCAAAGAATATAACatcatgtcaggtactccaaaTTTAATTATCAAGAATCTATATTGATACATTAGTGGTGTTTTCGATCCGAACTTGCATTTCTTAGCTATTGGTACATTAACCTTTGCCACGTAAACCCAGGTACGCAAGTATGAGAGTGTTTCCCGTTCCTCGATGGGTGTTTTCTCTTTATTTTTCACAAGAACTCTGTCAAGAGTATGGCAACTAGTCAACATGGTCTCACCTGACCATTCCCAACGAAGTTTGGCTATTTTTAATATGGCGTTAACCATCtcagttagagtgcggttcttacTTTCAGCTACTCTATTTGACTCAGGAGAATAAGGTggtgtcctctcatgaataataccatgct
This genomic interval from Panicum virgatum strain AP13 chromosome 8K, P.virgatum_v5, whole genome shotgun sequence contains the following:
- the LOC120644363 gene encoding probable methyltransferase At1g27930; translation: MKPPGRRGLLFAGACALLLAAFYLVAALVTTPLAPYLLPPLALSLPCLPAVAAPAGSGYGAPGLAALADAAVEYATTGTVPQQSRDEISLSLAVLRRRAPLRLLVFGLGHDSRLWHALNPSGATVFLEEDPAWYRVVRARSPFLRAHLVAYRTRLDQADRLHATYKDYPACLPGSGGNGTLRVRGNWACPLALHNLPPEVYETEWDMFMIDAPKGYFAAAPGRMAAIWTAAALARARRGEGDTDVFLHDVDRRVERTFAEEFLCDKYRVGGTGRLWHFRIPPVSRRGDAKAAAGGRRPFC